One window from the genome of Chroococcidiopsis sp. TS-821 encodes:
- a CDS encoding DUF3038 domain-containing protein — MLKVMHSSAQSPTPTPRWEELTNIQPNPAQLDNIKAQLDLVLLALEALAGIGSEAMLQAAAQLNLESKIPDRVALWRLRQSNPLRKGEGGRKKLDVEEARSLTLISCYLAKQHQEQIRRAVALLEQVTQNNEAPHKAALLGDYLDAFSNTYQERMEENENISTDVLTHLALKLLIDLLFYSAPGGHRRLWLALLDRSK; from the coding sequence ATGCTTAAGGTTATGCACTCCAGCGCACAATCGCCAACACCAACTCCACGATGGGAAGAGCTTACTAACATTCAGCCCAACCCAGCCCAATTAGATAACATCAAAGCTCAGTTGGACTTGGTATTGTTGGCGCTTGAAGCTTTGGCGGGAATTGGCTCAGAAGCAATGCTCCAAGCTGCGGCTCAACTTAATCTAGAGTCCAAAATCCCAGATCGCGTGGCACTATGGCGACTGCGCCAATCAAATCCACTACGTAAAGGTGAAGGAGGAAGAAAGAAGCTTGATGTAGAAGAAGCGCGATCGCTCACTTTAATCAGCTGCTACCTCGCAAAACAACACCAAGAACAAATTCGCCGCGCGGTTGCTTTGCTAGAACAAGTCACCCAAAACAATGAAGCTCCTCACAAAGCCGCTCTTTTAGGAGATTATCTGGATGCTTTCAGTAACACCTACCAAGAACGCATGGAGGAAAATGAAAACATTTCCACTGATGTCCTAACTCATCTGGCGCTCAAACTCTTGATTGACTTGTTATTTTACAGCGCGCCTGGCGGTCATCGTCGCCTTTGGTTAGCACTTCTAGACCGCTCAAAATAG
- a CDS encoding LOG family protein — protein sequence MTSSSHFPSLESLESDLADLLEKLPHHKHRQLIQYALATVVKLANSDIERLDWKILSASLADMEQGFNIFYPYRHVRKVTIFGSARTSPEAPEYRMAFDFARCVTQLGFMVMTGGGGGIMQAGNEGAGRENSFGLNIQLPFEQEANHVIQGDGKLIHFKYFFTRKLFLLRESDAIALFPGGFGTQDEAFECMTLSQTGKFGPVPVVLIDRPGGDYWRAWNEYIDKHLRQQGLISPEDDSLYTITDNLEVACNAITRFYQVYHSSRYVGDKLVIRMKTDISDADVETLNTNFSDILVKGRIEKSKALPQEAQDETAELPRLVLYFNQRDLGRLYQMIATINEMGTPSPVEAHPERK from the coding sequence ATGACCTCATCTTCGCATTTTCCATCATTAGAGTCCCTCGAATCAGACCTGGCTGACTTGCTTGAAAAGCTGCCGCATCATAAGCATCGGCAACTAATTCAGTACGCGCTGGCAACAGTCGTCAAGCTAGCCAATAGTGACATCGAACGCCTTGATTGGAAAATCTTATCAGCCTCATTAGCTGACATGGAGCAAGGCTTCAATATTTTTTACCCGTACCGACACGTGCGCAAAGTAACGATTTTTGGCTCAGCGCGCACATCACCAGAAGCACCCGAGTATCGCATGGCGTTTGATTTTGCACGATGTGTGACGCAGTTAGGCTTTATGGTGATGACGGGAGGTGGCGGTGGAATCATGCAAGCAGGGAATGAAGGTGCTGGGCGAGAAAACTCGTTTGGGTTAAACATTCAATTGCCGTTTGAACAAGAAGCGAATCATGTTATTCAAGGCGACGGAAAGCTGATTCATTTTAAGTACTTTTTTACCCGCAAACTATTTCTACTGCGTGAAAGTGATGCGATCGCGCTTTTTCCTGGTGGGTTTGGTACGCAGGATGAAGCTTTTGAGTGCATGACGCTGAGTCAAACAGGTAAGTTTGGTCCAGTACCTGTCGTGTTAATCGATCGCCCAGGAGGCGACTATTGGCGGGCTTGGAATGAGTATATCGATAAGCACCTCCGCCAACAAGGTTTAATCAGTCCCGAAGACGACAGCTTATACACAATTACAGATAATCTGGAAGTTGCTTGTAATGCGATTACGCGGTTTTACCAGGTTTATCACTCTAGCCGCTATGTAGGTGACAAACTCGTGATTCGGATGAAAACAGATATCTCGGATGCGGATGTCGAAACGTTGAATACTAACTTTAGCGATATTCTTGTAAAGGGACGCATCGAAAAAAGCAAAGCTTTACCCCAAGAAGCCCAAGATGAAACTGCTGAACTACCCCGCTTAGTTTTGTATTTTAATCAGCGAGATTTGGGGCGTCTCTATCAGATGATTGCAACTATCAATGAAATGGGTACTCCTTCACCTGTAGAAGCGCATCCAGAGCGAAAATGA
- a CDS encoding NAD(P)/FAD-dependent oxidoreductase, with amino-acid sequence MVTATQQQRFDVIVIGSGIGGLTVAALLSKLYRKRVLVLEQHFTAGGFTHTFERKGKFSWDVGLHYVGDMGEGSTGKAVFNYLTNSNLQWHKMPDPFEKFVYPDFTFEVYSDPDRYQADLVQRFPQEQFAIQRYFKDIQTAAFWFGMHSMLELFPRWLHPLLRPAIRSFGAIARQTTQQYLEQHFQNVHLRALLASQWGDYGLPPSRSCFGIHSVIVSHYLKGGWYPVGGAKAIAQSIIPVIERSGGTVLTQRRVTEILLDSGAAVGVKAQHTAKPQADLETYYASIVVSDTGAFNTYLKLIPSNYPLVERQAIQTFPKGSSMVTVYLGLNESPQRLGFQGENHWIYTTYDHETIAQNSLISSNYLPKFCYLLFPSLKDPLAREHTAEIIAHVDYDFFSQWREQPWRRRGSEYTELKAQITQSLIQLVESHYPGFQNLIEYAELSTPLTVEHFDASDRGAIYGIPCIPERLDQSWIGVRTPIKNLYLTGADTFSPGIMGAMMGGVKTAGILNGAFGFFKIMARIMRESA; translated from the coding sequence ATGGTCACTGCAACTCAGCAGCAAAGATTTGACGTAATTGTGATTGGTTCCGGAATTGGTGGATTAACTGTTGCTGCACTGCTATCCAAACTGTATCGGAAAAGGGTTTTAGTTCTAGAACAGCATTTTACTGCGGGCGGATTTACCCATACCTTTGAGCGCAAGGGGAAATTTTCTTGGGATGTAGGACTGCACTATGTCGGAGACATGGGGGAAGGCAGTACAGGAAAAGCTGTGTTTAACTATCTCACTAACAGCAATTTGCAATGGCATAAAATGCCCGACCCGTTTGAGAAATTCGTCTATCCAGATTTCACTTTTGAGGTGTATTCTGACCCCGATCGCTATCAAGCTGATTTGGTTCAACGCTTTCCTCAGGAACAGTTCGCAATCCAGCGGTATTTCAAAGACATTCAAACGGCAGCGTTTTGGTTCGGAATGCATTCCATGCTGGAGCTATTTCCGAGATGGTTACATCCATTGCTCAGACCAGCGATCCGGTCTTTCGGTGCGATCGCAAGACAAACCACTCAGCAATATTTGGAGCAACACTTCCAAAATGTCCATCTCAGAGCGTTGCTGGCTTCTCAGTGGGGAGATTACGGCTTACCGCCATCTCGGAGTTGCTTTGGCATTCACAGCGTGATTGTCAGCCATTATTTAAAGGGAGGTTGGTATCCCGTGGGTGGAGCCAAGGCGATCGCGCAATCCATCATTCCAGTGATTGAACGCTCAGGTGGTACTGTTCTCACCCAACGCCGCGTCACAGAAATCTTACTAGACTCTGGAGCAGCAGTGGGTGTAAAAGCGCAACATACGGCAAAGCCACAGGCAGATTTAGAAACCTACTATGCATCGATTGTCGTGTCTGATACCGGCGCATTTAATACCTATTTGAAACTGATTCCCTCTAACTATCCGCTAGTCGAGCGTCAGGCAATTCAGACGTTTCCGAAAGGCAGCAGTATGGTGACAGTATACCTGGGATTAAACGAAAGTCCCCAGCGCCTGGGTTTTCAGGGCGAAAACCACTGGATTTATACGACTTATGACCATGAGACGATTGCTCAAAATTCGCTCATTTCTTCTAATTATTTACCCAAGTTCTGCTATCTCTTATTTCCATCACTAAAAGATCCCTTGGCTCGCGAACATACCGCAGAAATCATCGCGCATGTTGACTACGATTTCTTCTCACAGTGGCGGGAGCAACCTTGGCGGCGGCGAGGGAGTGAATATACTGAACTGAAAGCTCAAATTACCCAATCCCTGATTCAGTTAGTAGAAAGCCACTATCCTGGCTTCCAGAATTTGATCGAGTATGCAGAACTCTCAACTCCACTGACAGTAGAGCATTTTGATGCCAGCGATCGTGGTGCTATCTATGGCATTCCTTGCATTCCCGAACGACTCGATCAATCTTGGATCGGGGTTAGAACACCGATTAAAAATCTCTACCTGACTGGAGCAGACACATTTTCACCTGGCATCATGGGCGCAATGATGGGTGGCGTGAAAACAGCAGGTATTTTGAATGGAGCATTTGGTTTCTTCAAGATTATGGCAAGGATTATGCGAGAGTCGGCTTGA
- a CDS encoding endonuclease MutS2, with protein sequence MIQSETLELLEWSRLCQHLSTFAATKLGATAARNLQIPQSQKQSEELLAQTQEAYKLENSLTGGLSFEGIQDIGDSLARVQRQGILAGEELLAIATTLAGTRQLRRAIDNQPDVPVLSALVADIRTYPEIEQEIHRCIDERGQVSDRASTTLSNIRSSLRQIRSQITQKLQNILQRQANAVQEQLITKRGDRFVIPVKAPQKDAIPGIVHDTSTSGATLYVEPNSVVSLGNQLRQLTVKEQAEETAIRRQLSEQIAAVAPDLEYLLSVATILDLACARARYSYWLKANPPRFIQRSEGETITLRQLHHPLLVWQFAHEQGAAVVPIDLVIKPQIRVVTITGPNTGGKTVTLKTLGLAALMAKVGLFVPAREPVEIPWFDQVLADIGDEQSLQQSLSTFSGHIRRISRIIDALANGNSTPKTPRPSLVLLDEVGAGTDPAEGSALAIALLQYLADRAQLSIATTHFGELKALKYQDERFENASVEFDEESLSPTYRLLWGIPGRSNALTIAQRLGLKAEVIEQAKTKIGGASEDVNQVIAGLEAQRRLQETKAAEAEKLLQQVQRLYSEVSQKAAQLQEREAQLRQQQEQSIQQALVQAKGEIAQVIRRLQQGSTTAQDAQQATNALTQIAKKHLPPPPKPKPGFKPQVGDRVRIPRLEQTAEVIGAPNEDGELTVRFGIMKMSVKLEDIESLDGQKAEPIASQRQVKETPRSSNQQDSPTTTPPSALAIRTSQNTIDLRGSRVADAEIVLERAIAQAQGPLWIIHGHGTGKLRQGVHAFLQQNPRVSRFEPAAPEDGGTGVTVAYIE encoded by the coding sequence TTGATTCAATCAGAGACGCTAGAATTACTCGAATGGTCGCGCCTGTGTCAGCACTTGTCTACTTTTGCGGCAACTAAATTAGGGGCAACCGCAGCGCGGAACTTGCAAATTCCGCAATCCCAAAAACAAAGTGAAGAACTTCTTGCCCAAACGCAGGAAGCATACAAGTTAGAAAATAGCCTCACGGGTGGTTTATCGTTTGAAGGTATTCAAGATATTGGCGATTCGTTAGCGCGCGTACAACGCCAAGGCATTTTAGCTGGGGAAGAACTTTTAGCGATCGCAACGACGCTTGCAGGAACTCGCCAACTACGCCGTGCAATTGATAATCAGCCTGACGTGCCCGTTCTCAGTGCCTTAGTTGCTGATATTCGTACTTATCCCGAAATCGAACAGGAAATTCATCGTTGCATCGACGAACGCGGACAAGTCAGCGATCGCGCCAGCACAACTCTATCAAATATTCGCAGTTCGCTGCGGCAAATCCGCAGTCAAATCACGCAAAAACTACAAAATATTCTGCAACGCCAAGCAAATGCAGTCCAAGAGCAGCTGATTACTAAACGCGGCGATCGCTTTGTGATTCCTGTCAAAGCACCTCAAAAAGATGCGATTCCAGGAATCGTGCATGATACTTCTACGAGTGGTGCAACCCTATATGTCGAACCAAACTCAGTCGTTTCTTTGGGTAATCAATTACGGCAATTAACCGTTAAAGAGCAAGCTGAAGAAACCGCAATTCGTCGGCAGTTATCCGAGCAAATCGCAGCAGTGGCACCTGATTTAGAATATTTGCTGAGCGTTGCAACGATTCTTGACCTTGCGTGTGCCCGTGCGCGTTATAGCTATTGGTTAAAAGCAAATCCACCACGATTTATTCAACGCAGTGAAGGCGAAACTATTACTCTACGGCAATTACACCATCCATTGTTAGTATGGCAGTTTGCCCACGAACAAGGCGCAGCAGTCGTTCCAATTGATTTAGTCATTAAACCACAAATTCGGGTAGTAACCATTACAGGACCAAATACTGGTGGTAAAACAGTCACGCTCAAAACCCTGGGATTAGCAGCTTTAATGGCAAAGGTAGGTTTATTTGTCCCAGCACGCGAACCTGTAGAAATTCCCTGGTTTGACCAGGTATTAGCCGATATTGGAGACGAGCAGTCATTACAGCAAAGTTTATCGACATTTTCTGGTCACATTCGCCGCATCAGTCGCATTATCGATGCATTAGCAAACGGCAATTCAACACCAAAAACACCTCGTCCTTCTTTAGTTTTACTCGACGAAGTCGGTGCAGGAACTGATCCCGCAGAAGGAAGTGCTTTAGCGATCGCGCTTCTACAATACTTGGCAGATCGCGCGCAACTAAGTATTGCCACAACTCACTTTGGCGAATTAAAAGCATTGAAATACCAAGACGAACGCTTTGAAAACGCCTCAGTCGAGTTTGATGAAGAAAGCCTTTCGCCAACCTATCGCTTATTATGGGGAATTCCAGGACGTTCTAACGCCTTGACAATTGCTCAACGCCTGGGGCTAAAGGCTGAAGTTATCGAGCAAGCCAAAACTAAAATTGGCGGTGCTAGCGAAGACGTCAACCAGGTAATCGCAGGGCTAGAAGCACAACGCCGACTTCAAGAAACTAAAGCGGCTGAGGCAGAAAAATTACTGCAACAAGTACAGCGGCTCTATAGCGAAGTATCGCAAAAAGCTGCACAACTTCAAGAACGCGAAGCGCAACTCCGACAACAGCAAGAGCAATCGATTCAACAAGCGCTTGTGCAAGCCAAAGGTGAAATCGCGCAAGTGATTCGTCGCCTTCAGCAAGGTTCGACAACAGCCCAAGATGCGCAACAAGCAACAAATGCACTCACTCAAATTGCCAAAAAGCATCTTCCCCCGCCACCCAAGCCCAAACCAGGATTCAAACCCCAGGTAGGCGATCGCGTCCGCATACCGCGTCTTGAGCAAACCGCCGAAGTGATCGGCGCCCCCAACGAAGACGGCGAATTAACTGTCCGCTTTGGAATCATGAAAATGAGTGTCAAGCTTGAAGATATTGAATCGCTCGACGGGCAAAAAGCCGAACCAATCGCAAGTCAAAGGCAAGTCAAAGAAACACCGCGTAGTAGCAATCAGCAAGATTCACCGACTACTACACCGCCATCCGCCCTCGCAATCCGCACTTCACAAAACACAATCGATCTGCGCGGAAGCCGAGTCGCCGATGCTGAAATTGTCTTAGAACGCGCGATCGCTCAAGCCCAAGGACCATTATGGATCATTCACGGTCACGGCACTGGCAAGCTCAGACAAGGAGTCCACGCTTTTTTGCAACAAAACCCCCGCGTTAGCCGCTTTGAGCCAGCAGCCCCAGAAGATGGCGGTACAGGCGTCACAGTTGCTTACATTGAATAA
- the trxA gene encoding thioredoxin, with the protein MSVAAQVTDSTFKQEVLESDVPVLVDFWAPWCGPCRMVAPVVDEIAQQYDGQVKVVKLNTDENPNVASQYGIRSIPTLMIFKGGQRVDMVVGAVPKSTLSNTLEKYL; encoded by the coding sequence ATGTCAGTAGCCGCACAAGTTACAGACTCGACGTTTAAACAAGAAGTACTCGAAAGCGATGTTCCAGTTCTAGTGGACTTTTGGGCACCTTGGTGTGGTCCGTGCCGGATGGTAGCTCCGGTGGTGGATGAAATTGCGCAGCAATACGACGGTCAGGTGAAAGTTGTAAAACTTAACACAGATGAAAACCCAAATGTTGCTAGTCAATACGGTATTCGCAGTATCCCAACGTTAATGATTTTTAAGGGTGGGCAACGAGTCGATATGGTTGTTGGTGCAGTTCCTAAGAGTACTTTGTCTAACACGCTGGAAAAGTATTTGTAA
- a CDS encoding DUF1350 family protein gives MEWKEIAGNWVLVPRHPVGIVHFLGGAFVATAPQLTYRWLLEQLGKEYAVVATPFVNTLDHAAIAQTVLNSFEKAIAELHDRALLRRRYLPTYGLGHSMGCKLHLLIGSLFDVERAGNILISYNNYAARDAIPLVQQFTPTFAVEFTPSPLETINLVRERYRVRRNLLIRFTNDTIDQSTALYQLLQQRFPDMVTLQTLPGSHTTPLGQDVSWQTGTNFTPFDAMGQWFKQEIYRDLNQLKRTIVLWLNPFSHVSNLSHR, from the coding sequence ATGGAATGGAAGGAAATTGCTGGTAACTGGGTTCTAGTTCCCCGACATCCTGTGGGAATCGTGCATTTTTTGGGAGGTGCTTTTGTGGCGACCGCACCTCAATTAACCTACCGCTGGTTGTTAGAACAACTAGGAAAAGAGTATGCTGTTGTTGCGACCCCGTTTGTCAATACACTAGACCACGCAGCAATCGCCCAAACAGTTTTAAATAGCTTTGAAAAGGCAATTGCCGAATTACACGATCGCGCGCTGTTACGTCGACGCTATTTGCCAACCTACGGTTTAGGACACAGTATGGGCTGTAAACTACACTTACTCATCGGTAGTCTTTTTGACGTGGAACGCGCGGGAAATATTCTCATTTCTTATAACAACTACGCAGCACGCGACGCGATTCCTTTAGTACAACAGTTTACACCTACCTTTGCGGTTGAGTTTACACCTTCTCCCCTCGAAACAATAAACTTAGTCCGCGAGCGCTATCGCGTTCGTCGCAATTTGCTGATTCGATTTACTAATGACACAATAGACCAATCTACCGCGCTTTACCAACTCTTACAGCAGCGGTTTCCAGACATGGTGACGTTACAGACACTACCAGGAAGTCATACAACCCCATTAGGACAAGACGTAAGTTGGCAAACTGGAACGAATTTTACACCCTTTGATGCGATGGGACAGTGGTTTAAGCAAGAGATCTATCGCGATTTAAACCAACTCAAGCGCACTATTGTTTTGTGGCTCAATCCTTTTTCCCATGTCTCTAATCTTAGTCATCGATGA
- a CDS encoding GuaB3 family IMP dehydrogenase-related protein, producing MDIQIGRGKMARRAYGIDEIALVPGQRTLDPSLAETHWQIGSIKREIPIIASAMDGVVDVRMAVLLSQLGALGVLNLEGIQTRYADPNPILERIASVGSQEFVPLMQELYAEPVKPELITQRIQEIKQQGGIAAVSATPAGASKYGSIVANAGADLFFVQATVVSTAHLSPESMANLDLAEFCREMPMPVVLGNCVTYEVTLNLMKAGAAAVLVGIGPGAACTSRGVLGVGVPQATAIADCAAARDDYHRETGNYVPVIADGGLITGGDICKCIACGADGVMIGSPFARAAEAPGRGFHWGMATPSPVLPRGTRIRVGTTGTLEQILRGPAQLDDGTHNFLGALKTSMGTLGAKNLKEMQQVEVVIAPSLLTEGKVYQKAQQLGMGK from the coding sequence GTGGATATTCAGATTGGGCGTGGGAAGATGGCTCGCCGAGCCTACGGAATTGATGAAATTGCGCTCGTTCCTGGACAGCGCACGCTAGACCCAAGTTTAGCAGAGACACATTGGCAAATTGGCAGCATCAAGCGGGAAATTCCCATTATTGCCAGCGCGATGGATGGTGTTGTCGATGTCCGCATGGCAGTACTTTTGTCACAGTTGGGTGCGTTGGGTGTCTTAAATTTAGAGGGCATTCAAACGCGTTATGCTGACCCAAACCCTATTTTAGAAAGAATTGCTTCGGTAGGTTCGCAAGAATTTGTGCCGCTGATGCAAGAACTTTATGCTGAACCTGTTAAACCCGAACTCATCACGCAACGCATTCAAGAAATCAAACAACAAGGCGGTATTGCCGCAGTCAGTGCTACCCCAGCGGGCGCAAGTAAATATGGCTCGATTGTCGCGAATGCAGGTGCTGATTTGTTTTTTGTTCAAGCAACAGTGGTTTCTACGGCACATTTATCACCGGAATCAATGGCTAACTTGGATTTAGCTGAATTCTGCCGCGAAATGCCCATGCCAGTAGTATTGGGAAATTGCGTAACGTATGAAGTGACGCTCAATTTAATGAAAGCTGGTGCAGCAGCTGTGCTTGTGGGAATTGGCCCTGGCGCTGCGTGTACCTCACGGGGTGTTCTGGGTGTAGGTGTACCGCAAGCAACGGCGATCGCCGACTGTGCCGCTGCGCGCGATGATTACCATCGAGAAACGGGTAATTATGTTCCGGTGATTGCTGATGGTGGTTTGATTACTGGCGGTGACATTTGTAAGTGTATCGCCTGCGGTGCTGATGGCGTGATGATTGGATCTCCCTTCGCACGCGCAGCTGAGGCTCCTGGACGCGGTTTTCACTGGGGTATGGCAACACCTAGCCCTGTATTACCTCGTGGCACTCGCATTCGAGTTGGTACGACGGGTACGTTAGAACAAATTCTCCGCGGTCCTGCACAGCTTGATGACGGAACGCATAATTTTTTAGGCGCTTTAAAAACTAGCATGGGTACGCTGGGGGCTAAGAATCTTAAAGAAATGCAGCAAGTTGAAGTTGTGATTGCCCCTTCGCTGTTAACTGAAGGAAAGGTTTATCAAAAAGCACAACAGTTAGGCATGGGCAAGTAG
- a CDS encoding DUF4335 domain-containing protein has protein sequence MTLSNLQVLRRYTPPTCTLEIVAPRSPLSRWAGRTVATQLRFHLHFDDPRSPDRRIQVTGDREQLEALHQAVTVYVQELLNQSPAQFTAQLASQTTSSDSTTAVANSQIVISPANSSDSPPAQARQIFLKPGTGLSHTLYLGSLATPTTGPIVQLSVLQLFDLATALDQFEADIVALPSLKQRRVSTTPPAWATIAAGLTLAVGIFAVLQQLNRPVQQTATSNQITEDPQQLATQPSPLPPLSSIDTLPPPPPVGSPVPVPNAPLPTIPVPNASPPTESTAAAPSPTLPGGTTAPQTTTIPGSPNQTATARAGNTTPQQPGAGDSAPTIAIPSPLAQLNAPNPGSQAAISQTQRTAPAAPQQQAANNTTAAVRSPNQPPPAPSQPTSLDNISQVAEARQFFQRRWEPTEAVKQTLEYSLLLDVDGTIQRIEPLNQAARDQIDRTGMPLIGEPFVSPIADGQVARIRVVLTPEGKVQTFLEDREAPQVSRDPRENAQ, from the coding sequence ATGACTTTGTCAAATTTACAGGTTCTCCGTAGGTATACGCCGCCCACTTGTACGTTGGAAATTGTGGCTCCGCGATCGCCACTGTCGCGTTGGGCTGGGCGGACAGTAGCCACGCAGTTACGCTTTCATTTGCATTTTGACGATCCGCGATCGCCGGATCGACGAATTCAGGTTACAGGCGATCGCGAACAACTCGAAGCCTTACACCAAGCCGTCACAGTGTATGTGCAAGAGTTATTAAATCAATCGCCAGCCCAATTTACCGCACAGTTAGCGTCGCAAACGACTTCGAGTGATTCAACGACTGCGGTTGCAAACTCCCAAATTGTGATTTCGCCTGCCAATTCCTCTGATTCACCTCCGGCGCAGGCGCGACAAATCTTTCTTAAACCCGGTACAGGACTATCACATACACTCTATTTAGGATCGCTAGCAACTCCCACAACCGGACCTATCGTGCAGTTGAGCGTACTGCAACTGTTTGATTTGGCAACGGCTTTAGATCAATTTGAAGCTGATATTGTTGCCCTACCCAGCCTCAAGCAACGTCGAGTAAGTACGACTCCTCCCGCTTGGGCAACGATTGCCGCCGGATTAACACTAGCTGTAGGTATCTTTGCTGTCTTACAACAACTGAACCGCCCTGTTCAACAAACGGCAACCAGTAATCAAATCACGGAAGATCCACAGCAGCTTGCGACGCAGCCTTCACCTTTACCACCTTTATCATCAATAGATACATTACCACCTCCACCGCCTGTGGGTTCTCCTGTCCCTGTTCCTAATGCCCCACTACCTACAATTCCAGTACCAAACGCTAGCCCTCCCACAGAATCAACCGCAGCAGCACCGTCTCCTACTCTTCCAGGCGGGACAACAGCGCCACAAACAACCACCATTCCAGGGTCGCCGAATCAAACCGCTACAGCTAGGGCAGGAAATACGACGCCCCAGCAACCAGGTGCAGGGGATTCCGCACCTACAATCGCCATACCGAGTCCTTTAGCGCAACTCAACGCGCCTAATCCTGGTTCGCAAGCAGCAATATCTCAAACGCAGCGAACTGCACCAGCAGCACCACAGCAACAGGCGGCGAATAACACAACTGCGGCAGTGCGATCGCCAAACCAACCTCCTCCTGCCCCAAGTCAACCTACATCGTTAGATAATATTAGTCAGGTAGCCGAAGCTCGACAATTCTTTCAGCGCCGCTGGGAACCAACAGAAGCTGTTAAGCAAACCTTGGAGTATAGTTTGCTGTTGGATGTTGATGGCACAATTCAACGTATTGAACCGCTAAATCAAGCTGCTAGAGACCAAATTGACCGCACTGGAATGCCTCTGATTGGCGAGCCTTTTGTATCTCCCATTGCTGATGGTCAAGTAGCTAGAATTCGAGTCGTTTTGACACCTGAGGGTAAAGTACAAACCTTCTTGGAAGATCGCGAAGCTCCACAAGTTTCGCGAGATCCTCGTGAAAACGCACAATAA
- a CDS encoding site-specific integrase, whose product MKGIRWNFSKYFLFIEQRPKKLMAQVQNAIRLKRYSCKIEKSYVGWIQRYIFFHDKRHSKDRESAEIEAFLTHLAVEKKVAAPPQNQFFNATLFLYQEVLKEDLDLKVDAVRTKYSKFTNCPGKRLSFCDYQTIVWLTSTFFNQVTLWYRLTFR is encoded by the coding sequence ATGAAGGGTATTAGATGGAATTTTTCTAAATATTTTTTATTTATAGAACAACGCCCCAAAAAGCTGATGGCACAGGTGCAAAATGCTATTCGGCTGAAACGTTATTCATGCAAAATAGAGAAAAGCTATGTTGGTTGGATTCAACGCTATATATTTTTTCATGATAAGCGCCATTCTAAAGATAGGGAAAGTGCTGAAATAGAGGCTTTTCTCACACATTTAGCAGTTGAAAAAAAAGTTGCTGCACCTCCTCAAAATCAATTTTTTAACGCAACTTTATTTCTCTATCAAGAAGTATTAAAAGAAGATTTAGATTTAAAAGTAGACGCAGTTAGGACAAAATATTCTAAATTTACCAACTGTCCTGGAAAAAGATTAAGTTTTTGCGATTATCAAACAATTGTCTGGCTTACATCAACTTTTTTTAATCAAGTTACTTTATGGTACAGGCTTACGTTTAGATGA
- a CDS encoding TetR/AcrR family transcriptional regulator: protein MTVAVKNSYHHGNLRQSLIDAALELLKEEGINELSLRQVAKRVGVSHNAPYRHFEDKDALLAAVAAQGFQSLRDTMKKAQRNLPLDSSQRLEAIGIAYVKFALAHPSHYRLMFGDYHCNLSKYSALAEAAQQSFMVLVNTIQEGQAAGIFRAVDPVNMARVAWSMVHGQSMLILDNKLQVRSQEELETFLKFSSQTLLQGLSDNSAI, encoded by the coding sequence ATGACAGTAGCAGTAAAGAACTCCTACCACCACGGCAACCTACGGCAAAGCTTAATTGACGCAGCGCTCGAACTCCTAAAAGAGGAAGGGATTAACGAGCTGTCTCTGCGTCAGGTTGCGAAGCGGGTTGGTGTTTCGCACAATGCCCCTTATCGTCATTTTGAAGATAAAGATGCGCTATTGGCAGCAGTCGCAGCACAAGGGTTTCAGTCCTTAAGAGACACGATGAAAAAGGCACAACGAAACCTACCACTAGACTCCTCTCAACGCTTAGAAGCGATCGGGATTGCCTACGTTAAGTTTGCACTAGCCCATCCGTCCCACTATCGTTTGATGTTTGGAGACTATCACTGCAATCTCAGTAAGTATTCCGCTCTTGCAGAAGCAGCTCAGCAATCGTTCATGGTGCTAGTGAATACGATTCAAGAAGGTCAAGCTGCTGGAATCTTTCGTGCGGTCGATCCAGTTAATATGGCACGAGTCGCTTGGTCAATGGTACATGGTCAATCAATGTTGATTCTGGATAATAAATTACAGGTCAGATCGCAGGAAGAACTTGAAACTTTCTTGAAATTCTCATCGCAAACGCTACTTCAAGGGTTATCAGACAATTCTGCTATCTAA